The DNA sequence CTTCACTCATTCACTCATTCACTCATTCACTACCTCACCGCATGGAATACCTCAACTTCAAGCTCATTACCGCCTCCGTCGTTTACTCGGTTATCGGTATTCTGATTCTGGTCGTCAGCTTCGTTATCATCGACAAGCTCACGCCCAAGACGCTCTGGAAGGAAATCGTGGACGAGCACAACACGGCCCTGGCCATCGTGGCGGCCGCCTTTATGCTGTCGGTGGCCCTGATTATCAGCGCGGCAATTCATGGCTAACGGCCCCGTGCTGAGTCCGCCCGCCTTGGGCCGCCGGGCCCCGGCCGCCGACCACCTGCCGGCCCTGCTGCTGGGCTCGGTGTTCGTCATTGCCACCTGCGGCCTGATCTACGAGCTGATTGCCGGCACGCTGGCCAGCTACCTGCTCGGCGACTCGGTCACGCAGTTTTCCACCATCATCGGGGCCTACCTGTTTTCGATGGGCATCGGCTCGTGGCTGTCGCGCTACCTCGACGGGGCCCTGCTGAAGTGGTTTATCCGCCTCGAAATCCTGGTGGGGCTGGTGGGGGGCTTTTCCGCGCCGCTGCTGTTCGTGCTCTTCGAATACGTGGCCTCCTTCCGCCTGATTCTCTACTCGCTGGTCGGCCTCACCGGCATTCTGGTCGGGCTGGAAATTCCGCTGCTGATGCGGATTCTGGAGAACCGCTACGAGTTCAAGGACCTGGTTTCGCGCGTGTTCACCTTCGACTACATCGGGGCCCTGCTGGCGTCGCTCATCTTCCCGCTGGTGCTGGTGCCCCAGCTCGGCCTGATTCGCACGTCCCTGTTTTTTGGGGCCCTGAACGTGGTGGTGGCCGCCGTGGCCCTGTACCGCTTCCCCGAAACCCGCCCCTACCGCCGCAGCTTCACGGGCCTCATGGCCGGGGCGCTGCTGCTGCTGGCCCTGGGCTTTGGCTACGCCGAGCGCATCATGACCTACACCGAAACCCTGGCGTTTCAGGACCAGGTTATCTACAGCAAAAGCACGGTCTACCAGCGCATTGTGCTCACGCGCAACAACCGGGAGCTGCGCCTGTTCCTCAACGGCAACCTGCAATTCAGCTCGGCCGACGAGTACCGCTACCACGAAGCCCTGGTGCACCCGGCCATGCAGGCCCTGCCCCGGGCCCGGCGGGTGCTGGTGCTGGGCGGCGGCGACGGGCTGGCCGTGCGCGAGCTGCTGAAG is a window from the Hymenobacter aquaticus genome containing:
- a CDS encoding DUF350 domain-containing protein, which produces MEYLNFKLITASVVYSVIGILILVVSFVIIDKLTPKTLWKEIVDEHNTALAIVAAAFMLSVALIISAAIHG
- a CDS encoding polyamine aminopropyltransferase, whose protein sequence is MANGPVLSPPALGRRAPAADHLPALLLGSVFVIATCGLIYELIAGTLASYLLGDSVTQFSTIIGAYLFSMGIGSWLSRYLDGALLKWFIRLEILVGLVGGFSAPLLFVLFEYVASFRLILYSLVGLTGILVGLEIPLLMRILENRYEFKDLVSRVFTFDYIGALLASLIFPLVLVPQLGLIRTSLFFGALNVVVAAVALYRFPETRPYRRSFTGLMAGALLLLALGFGYAERIMTYTETLAFQDQVIYSKSTVYQRIVLTRNNRELRLFLNGNLQFSSADEYRYHEALVHPAMQALPRARRVLVLGGGDGLAVRELLKYPQLQHIRLVDLDAGMTELFQHNPLLLALNQGALNNPKVQVVNGDAYQWVRHDTTRYDLLVIDFPDPSNYSIGKLYSTSFYAELHKLLAPGGLMVVQSTSPYVARQSFWCISHTLQAAGFHTIPYHTYVPSFGEWGYVLAGRNGHWRGDGKLPAGLRYLTPGTLKEMLHFPPDMAEVPTDVNQLNNQVLVRYFEDDWAPYTH